Part of the Kamptonema formosum PCC 6407 genome, TGCCAGCATCAACGCCGAACGCTACGAAACCGCCCTCCTCACCATCGAACGCAGCAAATCACGCACCCTCATCGAACTCCTCGACAACGCCAACCTCTACCCCAAAAACGCCACCGACGACCAAAAACAACGCCTCCGCCAACTTCGCAGCCAAATTGCCTCCCTCCAACAACAACTCGACAGCAACGAACCCCCAGAGGAAACCGACACCAACAGCAACACCAGCCAGGGAAGCCGCAGTATTTCCACCCCAGAACGCCCGCAAACAGCCACTTCCAGCCTCGAAACCGAACTAAAAACCCGGCAACAGCAACTCACGGAACTGCTGATAGAGATTAATGACCCCGACTTCACCCTCACCCAACGAGTCATTCCCCAACTCCCCGACTTTACCCAATTCCTCGACAGCCAAACCGCCCTCATCGAGTGGTATCTGCCCCCAAACCCTGAGTCTGGCTTTCATGTTTTTATCGTCACCGAGGCCGAAGAACCCCCTAAATCCCCCTTGTTAAGGCGGACTTTGAATGAAGAAGAACCCCCTAAATCCCCCTTACAAAAGGCGACTGTGAATCTTGTCCCCCCCCTTACCAAGGGGGGGCTAGGGGGGGTTCCCATCCAAATTCAACACCTCGCCTTTACCCCCGAACACCGCCAACAACTAGACAGCGACATCGCCACCTACCTCAGCGACTACAACAAATCTACCTGGGGCAATGCCCTCAGCCAACGCCTCATCACCCTAGCCGCATCTCTGCATCTCAACCAAATACTTGCCCAATTGCCCCCAACCATCGAAAAACTCATCCTCATCCCCCACCGCGATTTACACCTGTTACCGCTTCACGCCTTATCAGCAACCCGAAACTTACCAAACAGCGAAACCAAAACCGGCTATTTGCTAGACCTCTATACCAACGGCATCCAATACGCCCCCAGCAGCCAATTTCTCGAACGTTTGCATCAACGGCAACGCCCGCCAATCAATGATATTTTCCCCTTATTCGCCATCCAAAATCCTACGGAAGACCTGCGCTACACTGAAATTGAAGTTGAAGAGATTTCCCGCGCCTTCAACCCTCACGCCCACATTTTGAAGCGCCGCGATGCGACTAAAATCGCTTTTAACTCCGAAGCAACTCTCAAAAAATTAACTGATTCCTACTACGCCCATTTTTCTTGTCATGGCAGTTTCAACTCCCTTAATCCGCTGGATTCGGCATTAGTTTTAGCTGGAGATTTACCGCAGCAAATCTCTTTAGAAACCCCCCCAACCCCCCTTGGTAAGGGGGGGGCAAGAAATAAGGGGGGGCAAGAAGAAGAAGGGAAAGAAGGGGAAGGGGAAGAAAATCAAAACCGCTATCTGACTTTACGCGATGGTCGTCGCTTTCGGATTGAGACTCAATGTTTAACACTTAAGGAAATTTTCGCTAGTCTCAATTTACCTTTGTGTCGCCTTGTCAGCCTTTCGGCCTGCGAAACTGGATTAGTAAGTAGAGTTGACACCGATGAATATATCGGTTTAGCGAGTGGTTTTCTCTATGCCGGTGCTGGTAATGTGGTCAGTAGTTTATGGTCTGTCAGTGATTTTTCTACAGCTTTTCTGATGATTCGGTTTTATCAAAATTTGAGAGATGAGGAGTTGTCAGTTTGTCAAGCTTTACAGGCCGCACAGAATTGGCTAAGAAAGGTTGCGCGAACCGACTTTTTAACCTGGTTGAAAAATGAGGTAAAAATGGATGAAAATTTAGTTGCCGACCTCAATATTTACATCCGTCGTTCTTTTCCCAATCTCCAACCCTTTGCTAACCCCCAATATTGGGCTGCTTTTTGTGCTATTGGTTTATAAATATGACTATTTCCCTAACCCAAATTCCCACAGATACCTGGGTGACAGCCACCTGGTCTGACTATCTCGAAACTGCCGATAGTCTTGACTGTGCGACAGCAAAAACCTATTATTATAAAGGCAGATTCCGACTCGAAATGTCACCCGTCACCAACGAACACGCTAGCGACCATAGTATTATCATTTTTGCCGTTTGTCTCTATGCCAGTCTCAAAGGAATTATCCTGAATGGCAAAGATAACTGTACCTATCGCCATCCGCAAATTCAAGAATGTCAACCCGATTTCTCTTGCTATATTGGCGATAATGCCCAAGTTATTGCTTGGGGAACAGGTATTATTAATTTAGACAATTTTCCGCCTCCAGATTTAGTAATTGAAATCGCCAGAAGTTCTATCTCTGACGATAAGGGAGAAAAACGCCTTTTGTACGAAGATTTAAAAGTTAAAGAATACTGGATAGTTGATGTCAATACCGCCCAAATTTTAGCCTTTGCCATCGATTCCCTGGGAAGTCATCGGATTAGAGAATCCCAAGTTTTACCCGGTTTAAACTTGTCTGTGCTAGAATCGGCTTTAAGTCAAACTCGCACGAGTCCTCAAAGTCAAGTTTGTAGTTGGCTGTTAACTCAATTTCAATAGATTGTAATGGGGGCGGGATCAATTTCAATAGATTGTCGTGTGGGCGGGGCGGGTTTATAATATTTGTCGATGATTATCAAATATCTTGGCGAACCCGCCCCTACGGAATCAAATTCAATCGGAATAACTAAAAAATATGGAACCTTTTTTTAATGCTTCGCAAACTATTCTCGACTTTTTAACCTTGTTGGAAGTGGAACGCGCCAAAGGAAAAAGCGAGTTAATTGATGAGAAAGCTTGGCAAGATTTGAAACAACTCGATCTAATTTTGCAGACTATTGATAAACCCCATCAAATTGCTGAAGTAATTCTTGATTGGTGCGAAAAATATCCAGAAATTAATCGAATATTTAACCAAAAAGATTGGAAAAAAGTTCGCTGTGATATGGTTGAAGACGAAAACTCAGAGATCGATCCTGCACCCCCTTCAGGTGAAGCCGATATTATTCGGAATCGGGATAAAATACAAAAAATAATTCAGGAAAATCAAGACGACAATTTACAGAATACTTCCGAAGATTAATCGCGATGTTAAATGAACCTGAGCCTGTTTATTACGCCTTAAATGTTAGCTTGTTTGCCTTCACTCTGCAATCTGGCTCATATTTAGATTCCCAAGAACTAATTAAAGAATCTCCGCACAATTTTAAGCGCAAGTATGAAAAATCACTAAAAGATAATTTTAGTTCAAAGTTGGATTTTTCTAAGTCATTCCCTGAACTTCGCGAAGATTTTCCAAGGTCAGACAATTACGACTTACTAGATAGCCAAAAAAAAGGTAAGCGACAATACTTTTTGCTTTCAAGTCAAGAGAAAAACCAAAATTCAATTCAGCCGAAACCGTTATATCGGTTATTGGTGTATCCCAAAAAACTTAGCGATAACTATGCTTTATTAATTAATATTTATCGTCCGCAAGCTGAAGGTTTTGATAGCGTAAAATTAAGTGAGGTTGGCGAATTTAACCCAAATCAATGCTTAACTCTAAAAAATGACCCGCATTTTATTGGAGAAACTTTATTAATTACGGCTTTTTTGTCTCAATCCAAACCAAATAAAGCAGAAGCATTAAGAACTAACGCCGAAGATTTGCTAAAGCAATTACTTGGTTATTGTCCTGATTTTTATCAAGCCGAACATTTTTTAGAGAGTTATATTTTAGAGTTTAGCCAACCTAAAATATCGCAAAATCGCTATCTTGTGCTTTTCTATTTTGCCGAGTCCACTCCCAAACAAATTCAGGAAATATATTGGGACTTGCCAGAACTGTTTTTATACTATCATAAAATCACCAATGTTTTTCAACAAAGTAGAAAATATGCCGATGAACTGGATAAATTAATCCGAGAAGAAATTGAAAGCAAATCAAAATTACCAGAGCTTTTAGATTTGGAGGTGTTAAAAAATCAACTCAAAGAAATCTTAAAAACTGTTCCTACATATACTTTCAAGGTGCGTAATCTTGAAGATACTTTGAATACGATCGATATTCATATCAGAAATTACGAACTCATCCTCAAACGTCTGCAAGTTGAAACTAGCGATCGCCTGGATTTATTTAGTCGCTTTGCTGAACGAGAAAGCCAAACTTTTAGACTGCAAATTAAAGCTGATTTAAACTACTCTAAACCCGGTGCTCAATTACTAGATCAGGCTATTTCCAGTATACGCGGCTTAGTAGAAATCGATCAAGCAGAAAGCGATCGCGCATCAGAACTCAGAGAAAAAGATCGAGATCGCGTTTTACAACAAACCTTACAAGCTAATGAACAAAAAGAAAAAAAGCGCGATCGCCAATTACAAAATACCATTGCGATTGTCGGTGTAGGCATAGGTTTTGCAGGAGTTGCCGCTACTGCATCACCTTATCTCTTTGAAGAGAAACCAGACCAAAACTTTACCTTAATTCCCGTTCGCTTCCAGCCTGCTTTTAGCCTAAATCCGCCGCATCACTTAACACTATCCCTGCTATTCAGCTTAGGCGGGGGTTTAGTGGGAGTGGCGATCGCATCACTCTCTCTGCGATATATTCAGTCTCATCCAAAAAGTGTACTCGCCGGTACTGTTAGATTAATTTTAGGTAGTTCCCAAACTCCAGAAGTAGCGATTTCTCAGCAACCGGAAGAAGCGCGATCGCAACCTCCCACCCCTTAATGAATCAAGGTACATCAACTTTTAGCCTGAGCGCTAGCGCGATCGCACCTTTAAAACCCACAACGGTTCAGCCTTCTCACCGCGTAAAACTTAATACCTATAACCCTTGCCTAGAAAAAATTATAGGCGATCGCAGACCATGAACCGAGGGAAAGCGATCGCGTGCGATCGCCCATTTGTTCAAACTGCCCTTCAAAAAATTACTAGCCACCTTCCCATCCCCCATACTCACAGAAGCATTGTAAATTTAATAAACTAAGTTGCTACAGTGAACATACAATAAAATTAAAGGTTAATCATCCGCGCGACCTTCACCCCACTCAACTCCCACCCCACACCCCGCGTTTTAAGCTAATAGGCATCGAGCGTCATTTCTACAAAGCTCGGAAATGGCATAGCAATTAGGTAAAAGCAGTAAAGGTAGAGGCTTTGCGTACCTGCACTTACTCTGTTCACCAATTGCTCTAAGTCCGAGAGAACAGGGGAAATGGGGAGATGGGGGAGATGAGAAGATAGGGGAGACGATCGAGATATGGGAGTTTTGAGAGATTGCTACAGGCAAGCTTCGTTCCTCGCAACGCTTCGCTGTGCATCAGTTTCGAGTTTGAAGAGTAGAAATTCTCCCCCATCCTCCTCATCTCCCCTATCTCCCCATCTCCCCCCTCCCCATCTCTACCATCCTCCCCTACCTCCTGTGTATGAGCCTAAGCGTCAAGTTAACCGTTAACAGTTAACAGTTAACAGTTAACCGTTAACAGTACAAGGGAACTAAAGCTGGCAGGGGATTGCGCGGTCGAAATCGCCAAATTCAGACAAAAAGGATTAAGCGCTACATGGAATTTTCTATCGCTGCACTGCTGGCAAATTTCACAGATGACAAATTAGTTGCCCCGAAAGCTCTGGAGAAAAAACTCGACTGTAACGATTTGACGAGTCAAGCAAAACTTCAGATCGCTTTAGATGCCTTAGAGAAAATTGGCATTTTAGTCAAAGACAAAGGCAGATATCGTCGATTAGTGGAAGAAGACGTAGTAGAGGCAAAACTTCGCTGTTCCAGCAAAGGATTTTGTTTTGCCATTCAGGATACCGAAGGTTCAGAGGATGTTTACGTCCGAGAAAGCCACCTATCAACTGCTTGGAATGGCGATCGCGTCTTAGTAAAAATCATCAAAGAAGGTAGTCGTCGGCGCTCCCCAGAAGGAGAAGTACAGTTAATTTTAGAACGCGCCAACCCTTCGGTATTAGCGCGAGTCAAGCAAACCAGCAGTCCCACCGGACGCATCGGTTATAGAGCAGTTCCCTTAGACGATCGCTTGCTATTTGAACTCGAACTCCTCTCTAATGGCGTTAACCTCCAAGAAGCGATCGATCACCTAGTTCATGTGGAAGTCCTGCGCTACCCTCTAGGTAGCCATAGACCAGTGGGCAAAGTCGTTCAGGTACTAGGTTCTGACGCTGAAGCCGCCGACGATCTCGATATAGTTTGCTGCAAACACGACCTACCTCGCTCTTTCCCCGCCGTCGTGTTTAGAGCAGTTGAAACTTTGCCTACTAAGCTGAAAAAAACCGAACTCAAAAAGCGGTTAGATTTACGCGGCTTATTAACAGTTGGTTTTGACAGTTCTGAGTTCTCAATTTTGAGCTTTGACTCAGAAGCTGACACTCAAAATTCAGAGCAGCCAAATACTCCCTCTACTGTTCAAAACTGTATCGAACACGCTTTTACTCTCGAAGCTAGTAAGTCCGGCCAGTGGCGGGTAGGAGTTCACATCGCGGATGCAACTGAGTACGTGCGTCCCGACTCACCGATCGATCGCGAAGCTCGCAAGCGGGGTAACTCAGTACATTTAGCTAAAATGGTTGTGCCGATGTTACCAACAGGAATATCGAGCGATCGTTGCTCTCTGCTACCCGAACAAGAACGCCTAGCTGTGAGCATATTACTCACCCTCAACCAATCCGGGGAATTAGTAGAGTACGAAATTCAACCCAGCGTTATTCAAGTTGACTCTCGCCTCACTTACAGAGAAGCACAAACAATTCTCGACTCTGCACCCGATGAATCAATTCATCCTGAATGTTTCATCTTGCAACCTTTCCTCAACGAACTCGCAGCCGCCAGCAATGCAGCCAAATCTCAGCGTAGAAACCGAGGAGCTTTTGAATTAAACCTGCCAGATACTACTTGCCACTACGACGATGAGGGAGAACTAGGAGCTTTTACGGTGAATAATAGCACTCCCATTCAGTCAGCAGCAGCTCAATTAGTTGTACTGGCAAACCAAGCTATCGCTACCCATTTACAAGCTTTGGGAGTACCCGGAATTTATCGCGTCCAGCCGATTCCTGACCCCGCAGATGTGCTGGAATTGGTGAAGCTTTCGAGCAATTTGGGCTGCGATTTGTATATGGAAAACGAAGAGGAAGTGTACCCCTTAGACTTCCAGCGATTTACCGATCAGTTTGCGCGATCGAAGGCCGAGAGAGTGCTCTCATATTTATTGGAGGATACTTTGAAGCCTGCGGTTTACAGCACTGCACCCAAACCTCATTTTGGTTTAGCGCTGACTGAAGGTTACGTTCATTGCGCCTCGCCACTATCCCGCTATGCGGATTTGTTAAATTTGCGAGTGTTACAGGCCGTCTTTGAACAAGGACGCGATCGCCGCACTACTCGCGCTAAGGAAAGAGTGAATTTACACCACTCCTCTTGCGCTGGCCAAATTAATTGGAATGTTTTACCCCCCGAAGTTCATCACGAATTTGAAGCTCAATTTGCCTCAGTAGTCGTGCATTTAAGCGAACGCGAAAGAGTTGCCCAAGATGCAGAAAATGACTTGGAGGGACTCAATAAAACTGGATTGATGAAGGAACGCACTGGTCAAACTTTCCAAGGTTTGATTACTGGCGTACAATCTTACGGTTTCTTTGTGGAAATCGAGATTGTAGTAGATGAGGAAACTCTACGAGTAGAGGGACTGGTTCATGTTTCTTCGCTTAAGGACGATTGGTATGAGTATCGATCGCGCCAGCAGACTCTCGTAGGCCGCAAAAACCGCAATCAATACCGTCTAGGCGATCGCGTAGAAGTACAAGTCAAGAGTGTCGATTATTATCGCCAGCAAATTGACTTAGTAGCTGTTGGTGGTGGTAGTGAGGCTTTTTATGACAGTGATGATTAGTTAACTGTTATTTGTTAACGGTTAACTGTTAACGGTTAACTGTTAACGGTTAACTGTTATTTGTTAACTGTTAACGGTTAACTGTTATTTGTTAACGGTTGACTGTTAACTGTTATTTGTTAACGG contains:
- a CDS encoding Uma2 family endonuclease, which encodes MTISLTQIPTDTWVTATWSDYLETADSLDCATAKTYYYKGRFRLEMSPVTNEHASDHSIIIFAVCLYASLKGIILNGKDNCTYRHPQIQECQPDFSCYIGDNAQVIAWGTGIINLDNFPPPDLVIEIARSSISDDKGEKRLLYEDLKVKEYWIVDVNTAQILAFAIDSLGSHRIRESQVLPGLNLSVLESALSQTRTSPQSQVCSWLLTQFQ
- a CDS encoding ribonuclease R family protein → MEFSIAALLANFTDDKLVAPKALEKKLDCNDLTSQAKLQIALDALEKIGILVKDKGRYRRLVEEDVVEAKLRCSSKGFCFAIQDTEGSEDVYVRESHLSTAWNGDRVLVKIIKEGSRRRSPEGEVQLILERANPSVLARVKQTSSPTGRIGYRAVPLDDRLLFELELLSNGVNLQEAIDHLVHVEVLRYPLGSHRPVGKVVQVLGSDAEAADDLDIVCCKHDLPRSFPAVVFRAVETLPTKLKKTELKKRLDLRGLLTVGFDSSEFSILSFDSEADTQNSEQPNTPSTVQNCIEHAFTLEASKSGQWRVGVHIADATEYVRPDSPIDREARKRGNSVHLAKMVVPMLPTGISSDRCSLLPEQERLAVSILLTLNQSGELVEYEIQPSVIQVDSRLTYREAQTILDSAPDESIHPECFILQPFLNELAAASNAAKSQRRNRGAFELNLPDTTCHYDDEGELGAFTVNNSTPIQSAAAQLVVLANQAIATHLQALGVPGIYRVQPIPDPADVLELVKLSSNLGCDLYMENEEEVYPLDFQRFTDQFARSKAERVLSYLLEDTLKPAVYSTAPKPHFGLALTEGYVHCASPLSRYADLLNLRVLQAVFEQGRDRRTTRAKERVNLHHSSCAGQINWNVLPPEVHHEFEAQFASVVVHLSERERVAQDAENDLEGLNKTGLMKERTGQTFQGLITGVQSYGFFVEIEIVVDEETLRVEGLVHVSSLKDDWYEYRSRQQTLVGRKNRNQYRLGDRVEVQVKSVDYYRQQIDLVAVGGGSEAFYDSDD
- a CDS encoding CHAT domain-containing protein yields the protein MTDFPEYWATTQNNLAVAYSDKITGNRAENIDTAIACYRQALEIRTPSAFPLDCLQTGRNLGNLAFDLQDWENAIYGYENAITAVEQSRDWSTSQRSKRQILEDALPIYEKMVLASINAERYETALLTIERSKSRTLIELLDNANLYPKNATDDQKQRLRQLRSQIASLQQQLDSNEPPEETDTNSNTSQGSRSISTPERPQTATSSLETELKTRQQQLTELLIEINDPDFTLTQRVIPQLPDFTQFLDSQTALIEWYLPPNPESGFHVFIVTEAEEPPKSPLLRRTLNEEEPPKSPLQKATVNLVPPLTKGGLGGVPIQIQHLAFTPEHRQQLDSDIATYLSDYNKSTWGNALSQRLITLAASLHLNQILAQLPPTIEKLILIPHRDLHLLPLHALSATRNLPNSETKTGYLLDLYTNGIQYAPSSQFLERLHQRQRPPINDIFPLFAIQNPTEDLRYTEIEVEEISRAFNPHAHILKRRDATKIAFNSEATLKKLTDSYYAHFSCHGSFNSLNPLDSALVLAGDLPQQISLETPPTPLGKGGARNKGGQEEEGKEGEGEENQNRYLTLRDGRRFRIETQCLTLKEIFASLNLPLCRLVSLSACETGLVSRVDTDEYIGLASGFLYAGAGNVVSSLWSVSDFSTAFLMIRFYQNLRDEELSVCQALQAAQNWLRKVARTDFLTWLKNEVKMDENLVADLNIYIRRSFPNLQPFANPQYWAAFCAIGL